One Falco rusticolus isolate bFalRus1 unplaced genomic scaffold, bFalRus1.pri scaffold_177_arrow_ctg1, whole genome shotgun sequence DNA window includes the following coding sequences:
- the DMAC2 gene encoding distal membrane-arm assembly complex protein 2 isoform X1 produces MAAVRAVLGSRGGPALRPPPGQSRGAAGGLLQLLGRWLNNMEVAVAWGERLQRQRLQRRNAYCGFLRDTYGDNVAAAAFTLSLGGRVRFEGQEHWMQPEGRWHPEVLRLRDVPVVAVDLSGSPLTYSGLDNLVPLTQLQHLDLSGCPHLDDWALGRLHVFGDSLQELSVSRCPRITERGLATLHHLQLLRRLDVAGVHVPSPGLVHILLEEMLPGCQVLGLDLGDSVKMGTPMPPGRGQSPP; encoded by the exons ATGGCGGCGGTGCGGGCG gTCCTGGGGTCCCGGGGGGGCCCTGCCCTGCGCCCCCCACCTGGGCAgagccggggggcagcgggggggctgctgcagctcctgggccGGTGGCTCAACAACATGGAGGTGGCCGTGGCCTGGGGAGAGCGGCTGCAGCGGCAGCGGCTGCAGCGGAGGAACGC gtacTGCGGCTTCCTCAGAGACACCTACGGTGACAATGTGGCAGCCGCCGCCTTCACCCTGTCCTTAGGCGGGAGGGTCAG ATTTGAGGGGCAGGAGCACTGGATGCAGCCAGAGGGCCGCTGGCACCCTGAGGTGTTGCGCCTCCGCGATGTCCCTGTGGTGGCCGTGGACCTCAGTGGCTCCCCCCTCACCTACAGCGGCTTGGACAACTTGG tgccactgacccagctgcagcacctcgACCTGAGCGGCTGCCCCCACCTTGACGACTGGGCGCTGGGGCGACTGCACGTCTTCGGGGACAGCCTGCAGGAGCTGTCGGTGTCCCGGTGTCCCCGCATCACTGAGAGGGGCCTGGCCACCCTCCACCACCTCCA GTTGCTCCGGCGCCTGGACGTGGCAGGGGTTCATGTGCCCAGCCCGGGGCTGGTCCATATTCTGCTGGAGGAgatgctgcctggctgccaaGTCCTGGGCTTGGACCTTGGGGACAGTGTGAAGATGGGGACACCGATGCCACCGGGGAGGGGACAGTCCCCCCCCTGA
- the DMAC2 gene encoding distal membrane-arm assembly complex protein 2 isoform X2 — translation MAAVRAVLGSRGGPALRPPPGQSRGAAGGLLQLLGRWLNNMEVAVAWGERLQRQRLQRRNAFEGQEHWMQPEGRWHPEVLRLRDVPVVAVDLSGSPLTYSGLDNLVPLTQLQHLDLSGCPHLDDWALGRLHVFGDSLQELSVSRCPRITERGLATLHHLQLLRRLDVAGVHVPSPGLVHILLEEMLPGCQVLGLDLGDSVKMGTPMPPGRGQSPP, via the exons ATGGCGGCGGTGCGGGCG gTCCTGGGGTCCCGGGGGGGCCCTGCCCTGCGCCCCCCACCTGGGCAgagccggggggcagcgggggggctgctgcagctcctgggccGGTGGCTCAACAACATGGAGGTGGCCGTGGCCTGGGGAGAGCGGCTGCAGCGGCAGCGGCTGCAGCGGAGGAACGC ATTTGAGGGGCAGGAGCACTGGATGCAGCCAGAGGGCCGCTGGCACCCTGAGGTGTTGCGCCTCCGCGATGTCCCTGTGGTGGCCGTGGACCTCAGTGGCTCCCCCCTCACCTACAGCGGCTTGGACAACTTGG tgccactgacccagctgcagcacctcgACCTGAGCGGCTGCCCCCACCTTGACGACTGGGCGCTGGGGCGACTGCACGTCTTCGGGGACAGCCTGCAGGAGCTGTCGGTGTCCCGGTGTCCCCGCATCACTGAGAGGGGCCTGGCCACCCTCCACCACCTCCA GTTGCTCCGGCGCCTGGACGTGGCAGGGGTTCATGTGCCCAGCCCGGGGCTGGTCCATATTCTGCTGGAGGAgatgctgcctggctgccaaGTCCTGGGCTTGGACCTTGGGGACAGTGTGAAGATGGGGACACCGATGCCACCGGGGAGGGGACAGTCCCCCCCCTGA